The stretch of DNA CATTTATCCCCAAGGCATCCATGGAGCGATTGCCGAATTTTTGAAGCAGGCTGGATTTGTGGTAAGGACCAGGACACTTGATGATCCGGAACAGGGTTTGGATCAAGGGACATTGGAACAGACGGATGTCCTGATCTGGTGGGCGCATAAAGCCCATGAAGAAGTGAATGACCATGCCATCGAGCGAGTGAAGCAGCGCGTCCTGGCAGGGATGGGGCTGATTGTCCTCCATTCCGGCCACTTCTCCAAGATATTCCGTAATTTGATGGGGACGACATGTGACCTGAAATGGCGTCAGGACGGAGAGAAAGAAAGAATTTGGGTAGTCCAGCCGAGTCATCCAATCACAAGGGGGCTTGGTGAGTATTTCGAGCTTCCGGAAGAAGAAATGTACGGCGAGCATTTCGACATACCCGAACCAGACCATACCTTATTCATCAGCTGGTTCGAGGGCGGTGAAGTTTTCCGCAGCGGCTGCACGTATAATCGGGGAAAAGGGAAAATCTTCTATTTCCGGCCCGGTCATGAAACGTACCCGACTTACTATGATAAGAATGTGCAGACTGTCATCCGGAATGCTTGCGAGTGGGCAGCGGCACCATCGGCTGTCGTTCCGCACTACGGAAAATCCGAAGCCTTGGAGCCGATCCTGCGCCTGGCGAAGAAATGAGCGTATAAAGCCGTCTTGTTGCACTGGCGGCTTTTACATAAAATAAAAGAGACTAATCAAAAGGAGGAGAACAAGTGATGCGTGCCATTGGAATTTATCAATACAAATCAGTGGAACAAGCAGATAGTTTTGCAGAAGAACAGGTGGACAAGCCAAAAGCAGAAGCTGGGGATGTACTGGTCCGGGTGAAGGCAGTCAGTGTCAATCCAGTGGATACAAAGCAGCGCAAGCTGAAGGAGGATGATGGGGAATTCCGCATCCTGGGCTTCGATGCAGCTGGCATCATCGAGGAAGTCGGCGAGGAAGTGGAAGGGTTTCAGCCAGGGGATGAGGTCTATTATGCCGGATCGGTTGCCCGCCAAGGCTCCAACAGTGAATTCCAGCTCGTCGACCATAAGGTTATCGCCAAGAAGCCTGCCAGCCTCACTTTCGCAGAAGCAGCCGCATTGCCTTTGACAGCGCTGACTGCATGGGAGGCGATGTTCGAGAAAATGCATATACCGCTTGATGCAAAAGCCAATCAAGATAAGACGATCCTATTGATCAATGCTGCTGGCGGCGTCGGATCGATTGCATCCCAGTTCGCCAAACTGTATGGATTGCGTGTAGTCGGGACTGCTTCCAGGGAAGAGACCATCACATGGGCGAAGCAGCATGGAACCGAGCTGGTGATCAATCACCATGAACCGCTGCATCCGCAGCTTGAGGAATTAGGGATCGATAGTGTCGATTATGTCTTTTGCATGCATCAGCTGGACAAGGCTTGGGATGACATCATGGAAGTCGTGAAACCGGAAGGCATCGTCTGTGCCATTACTGGTCCGGTCGAAGGAATCAAATTGACGGATATGACATCCAAGAGCCTGACATTGGTCTGGGAGTATATGTTCACGCGCACACTTCATCAGACACCGAGCAGATATAAGCAGGGTGAAATCCTGGCCAAGGTGGCTGAGCTCGTCGAAGAAGGGCGAATCCGCACGACAAAATCAGAAGAATTACAGGGCCTCACTGTCGGGAATCTGCAGGCAGCCCATAAGCGATTGGAAGAAGGCAGCATGATCGGGAAACTAGTCATCACCGTATGACAAAGGCAGTGATCATGCTGTCTTTGTTCTTTTTCCTGGCAATCTTGTTGTATAATGAATGCAAGACATATGGTGGAGAGGTGAACTGATATGATACATAAAGTAGCTGTCATAACAAGCGGAGGAGATTCACCAGGGATGAATGCGGCCATACGTGCAATCGTCAAGGCGGCAAACTATCATGATATCGAAGTGTATGGCGTCGAAGGCGGATATCAGGGCCTGATCGAAGATAAGTTATCCATTTTGCGCACCCCGGATGTGGAAACGATTGCAAACAAAGGCGGGACGATCCTGAAAACATCACGGTCGCTTGCTTTCATGGACGAATCCGGCAGGAAGCAAGCGGTGGATGTGCTCCGTAACTATGGTATCGCTGATGTCATCGTCATTGGCGGCGAAGGATCCCTTCAGGGAGCACAAAAGCTGCATGAACTTGGTATCCGGGTCATCGGTATCCCGGGAACGATCGACAATGATCTGGATTATACCGACTATAGCATCGGCTTCGATACAACCTTGAACACGGTGCTCAGTTCCATCGGACGCATCAAGGATACCGGTTTGTCCCATAACAAGACGACCATCGTCGAAGTGATGGGCCGGCATTGCGGCGACCTGGCTTTATTCACTGCTGTCGCCGGTGAAGGAGACATCATTTCGACACCGGAGCATAAACTTAGTTTTGAACAGATTTGTGAGAAATTGCAAGACAAGATTTCCAAAGGGCGAAATGATAACATCATTGTCGTTACAGAACGGATGTATGATTTGGATGAGCTGCAGCAATATATCGAGGAACAGATGAACATAGAAGTACGTACAACCGTGCTGGGATTTATACAGCGCGGCGGCGAGCCGTCCGCATTCGACCGTATCCTGGCCAACAAAATGGGAGTCAAAGCGGTGAAGATGCTGATGGAGGGTCAGTCGGGTTATGCAATTGGCATCAAAGCCAATCAGCTGATCGCAAAGGATTTGGAAACGATGCTCGATGAGAAGACGGATAAGCAAGCGAATTATGATTTGCTGGATATGCTGCTGTATACCACATGATTCATCCAAAATGGAACACGCCTGGGACAAGGCGTGTTTTTTCTTTGGCGAAACATGTATATACAATTATATTGAAAGCGCTTGCAAATATATGATAAACTTTTTATACACTGCAACAGGAAAAAATCTGGGATATGCTTAGAGAAGTCCACGGGAGGGAATGAGATTACCGCACTTGGAAAGCGTTTACTTAACATGCGAGGAGGAACTGTGATGAAGCGAAGCTTTTTGATGGTTGCCTTACTTGCCAGCGTGGGGCTGGCAGGCTGCTCGGCTGTGACGGGCGGAGATGGTGCGAGTGATGACAGAGTGCAAATTACATATGCGAGGGGGACGGATACGACTGGTGCCACAGATATACTAGTCGAAGAATTCGAAAAGGAGCATCCGGAAATCGATGTGGTGGTCCGGGAAATGCCTTCTGATACGGGGGAATCGCATAATCAGTATGTCACGATGTTCAGCGGGAAAAGTCCGGAAGTGGATGTATTCGATGCAGACATCGTCTGGGCGGCGGAGTTCGGTCAGGCAAACTATGTGCTGCCGCTCGATCGGCTGATTGAGCGGGATAAGGTGGATATGGACGCTTACTTCCCGGCTACAGTCGAAGCAGGCCGATACAACGGGAGGCAATATGCCATGCCGGGCTATGCGGATGCGGGATTGCTCTATTACCGGACGGATATAACCGATCAGGTTCCCGAAACATGGGATGAGCTGGAACGATTAGCCGAAGAGAATATGGGCAAGGAGGGCACCAAATTCGGCTATCTCATGCAGGCAGCCCAATATGAAGGTATTGTGACGAATGCGATCGAGTATATTTATTCCTATGGCGGCCAGGTGCTGGATGCCAATGGGAATGTCGTCATCAATAGTCCGGAAGCAATTGAAGGCTTACAGAAGATGATCGACATAGCAAATAGCGATTTTGTTCCGAATAATATCCTTAACTTCCAGGAAATCGACACAGAATCTTCCTTCAATGAAGGCAATGCCGTGTATGCCAGGAACTGGCCGTATTTAAATGACACGGCGAACGATCCCGAGATATCAAAGGTAGCCGGTAATGTGGGGATCGCTACGCTTCCGGCCGGAAGTGAAGGAGCAGCCTCATCATTGGGAGGATGGATGCGGATGATCAACCGCTATTCCGATGAAGTGGAGGCATCCTGGACTTTTGTCAAATGGATGAGCGGAGAAGAAGGACAGAAGATCAGTGCCATCGAAGGCGGGAAAGCCCCGACGATAGAAGCGTTGTATGAGGATGAAGAGATTACCGATGTCAGCGCTGTACTGGCCAGCGAAGATTTCTACGATTCCCTGCAGAACGCGATACCACGTCCGATCACTCCTATTTATCCGGAGATTTCCGATATCATGCAAATCGAGATTTCCCGTGCGCTGGCTGGGGAAATCACTGCTGAAGAAGCGGTTGAGCGAATGGAAACAAAAATGAAAGCTGCGTTGGAATCCGTAACCAATTAAAGGAGCTGAGCGTATGAAGCACCCGAAAAAGAGACGGTTCCAGCTGAGTGAACGACAGCTTGGTTACGCGATGGTCGCACCGTCTATCATTCTCATTGCAGTCATCATCATTTGGCCGATTTTGCTATCAGCCTGGAACAGCTTGTTTGATTACCGTTTGAATGACCCGGCGAAAGCAGAACGGATCTCGGCCTTGAGCATCAATCTCGAAACCTATGCGGATAACCGATACCTCGTCCATGACACAATGGAAGAAATCAGGTCCGTGATGCCTGATGCAGGCAGGACGCTGGATGACATTGCGTCTGCCTTGGATGAACAGCATGAAACATTGTTGGCTAGTGATGAAGGACTTGCAGACCGTTATGAAGAAGTCAATACCATGCTGGAAAACTATCAGCCTGTCAATGATGATGATCTCCGTCTATCGGAGGTATCGGAGGAATGGGCAGATGGGTTTGCCAATACACTGGATGAGCAGACAGCAGCTGTCCGGGCATTGCAGGAAGACGCTCCCGAAGAAGCAGTCCAGCCTCTGACGGACCTGGAATCCCAGCTGTCGAATACGAAGGGTTCCATCCTGGAGCCGAACTTTGTCGGTATCAAGAATTATACAGCCTATCTCGGTGATGGCCGGACCTGGACCGCGATGCTGAATACGCTGCTGTTCACTGTCGTCACTGTAGGGATAGAGCTGATCATCGGGATGGCCGTTGCCTTGCTCATCAACCGGATGTTCGTCGGACGCGGGCTTGTCCGGGCAGCAGTTCTCGTACCGTGGGCAATACCGACAGCAGTGGCAGCAATGATGTGGACATTCCTGTTTGACGGGCAATCCGGTATCATGGCCCATTATATGGCTCAAATCGGTCTCATCGATGACCCAGGCGCGCTGCTTTCCACTGGCGCAGGCGGCATGTTCTCTGTCATGTTTGCAGATATCTGGAAAACGACACCATACATGGCACTTTTGCTGCTGGCAGGTTTGCAGACGATTCCGCGTTCGATGTACGA from Terribacillus sp. FSL K6-0262 encodes:
- a CDS encoding ThuA domain-containing protein; this encodes MRVTIWNEYRHEKENDQVRSIYPQGIHGAIAEFLKQAGFVVRTRTLDDPEQGLDQGTLEQTDVLIWWAHKAHEEVNDHAIERVKQRVLAGMGLIVLHSGHFSKIFRNLMGTTCDLKWRQDGEKERIWVVQPSHPITRGLGEYFELPEEEMYGEHFDIPEPDHTLFISWFEGGEVFRSGCTYNRGKGKIFYFRPGHETYPTYYDKNVQTVIRNACEWAAAPSAVVPHYGKSEALEPILRLAKK
- a CDS encoding zinc-binding alcohol dehydrogenase family protein; this encodes MRAIGIYQYKSVEQADSFAEEQVDKPKAEAGDVLVRVKAVSVNPVDTKQRKLKEDDGEFRILGFDAAGIIEEVGEEVEGFQPGDEVYYAGSVARQGSNSEFQLVDHKVIAKKPASLTFAEAAALPLTALTAWEAMFEKMHIPLDAKANQDKTILLINAAGGVGSIASQFAKLYGLRVVGTASREETITWAKQHGTELVINHHEPLHPQLEELGIDSVDYVFCMHQLDKAWDDIMEVVKPEGIVCAITGPVEGIKLTDMTSKSLTLVWEYMFTRTLHQTPSRYKQGEILAKVAELVEEGRIRTTKSEELQGLTVGNLQAAHKRLEEGSMIGKLVITV
- the pfkA gene encoding 6-phosphofructokinase — its product is MIHKVAVITSGGDSPGMNAAIRAIVKAANYHDIEVYGVEGGYQGLIEDKLSILRTPDVETIANKGGTILKTSRSLAFMDESGRKQAVDVLRNYGIADVIVIGGEGSLQGAQKLHELGIRVIGIPGTIDNDLDYTDYSIGFDTTLNTVLSSIGRIKDTGLSHNKTTIVEVMGRHCGDLALFTAVAGEGDIISTPEHKLSFEQICEKLQDKISKGRNDNIIVVTERMYDLDELQQYIEEQMNIEVRTTVLGFIQRGGEPSAFDRILANKMGVKAVKMLMEGQSGYAIGIKANQLIAKDLETMLDEKTDKQANYDLLDMLLYTT
- a CDS encoding ABC transporter substrate-binding protein; this encodes MKRSFLMVALLASVGLAGCSAVTGGDGASDDRVQITYARGTDTTGATDILVEEFEKEHPEIDVVVREMPSDTGESHNQYVTMFSGKSPEVDVFDADIVWAAEFGQANYVLPLDRLIERDKVDMDAYFPATVEAGRYNGRQYAMPGYADAGLLYYRTDITDQVPETWDELERLAEENMGKEGTKFGYLMQAAQYEGIVTNAIEYIYSYGGQVLDANGNVVINSPEAIEGLQKMIDIANSDFVPNNILNFQEIDTESSFNEGNAVYARNWPYLNDTANDPEISKVAGNVGIATLPAGSEGAASSLGGWMRMINRYSDEVEASWTFVKWMSGEEGQKISAIEGGKAPTIEALYEDEEITDVSAVLASEDFYDSLQNAIPRPITPIYPEISDIMQIEISRALAGEITAEEAVERMETKMKAALESVTN
- a CDS encoding sugar ABC transporter permease, which translates into the protein MKHPKKRRFQLSERQLGYAMVAPSIILIAVIIIWPILLSAWNSLFDYRLNDPAKAERISALSINLETYADNRYLVHDTMEEIRSVMPDAGRTLDDIASALDEQHETLLASDEGLADRYEEVNTMLENYQPVNDDDLRLSEVSEEWADGFANTLDEQTAAVRALQEDAPEEAVQPLTDLESQLSNTKGSILEPNFVGIKNYTAYLGDGRTWTAMLNTLLFTVVTVGIELIIGMAVALLINRMFVGRGLVRAAVLVPWAIPTAVAAMMWTFLFDGQSGIMAHYMAQIGLIDDPGALLSTGAGGMFSVMFADIWKTTPYMALLLLAGLQTIPRSMYEAAEVDGANKIQQFFSITLPMIRSAILVAVLFRALDAFRVFDLIYVLTGGGPANSTESISVYAYKLLFEQQNFGAGSALSVIVFLSVALLSAIFIKLIGSDLFSGRLKR